One genomic window of Thermithiobacillus plumbiphilus includes the following:
- a CDS encoding retropepsin-like aspartic protease — protein MRNAIWLVLAALLAGCGNNTPARVSAPPDPAKGEIHFEWAGPSETVMLVPVHINGQGPFKFVLDTGATLTCVNEELRNRLSLPSLPGRIGMGAGVGMVGQISLIKIESLRVGKASAEDMAACALDLSHVQRLGVKVDGLLGLNFLRPFRVGIDFQREVLSLSRSESTE, from the coding sequence ATGCGAAACGCTATCTGGCTGGTCCTGGCTGCATTGCTGGCGGGCTGTGGCAACAATACCCCTGCCCGCGTCAGCGCACCGCCTGATCCTGCCAAGGGCGAGATCCACTTCGAGTGGGCCGGTCCCAGTGAGACCGTCATGCTGGTGCCGGTCCATATCAATGGCCAAGGGCCATTCAAATTCGTGCTGGATACCGGCGCCACCCTGACCTGCGTGAACGAGGAACTGAGAAACAGGCTATCCCTGCCGAGCCTGCCAGGGCGCATCGGCATGGGCGCCGGCGTGGGCATGGTGGGCCAGATCAGCCTGATCAAGATCGAGTCCTTGAGGGTCGGCAAGGCCAGTGCCGAGGACATGGCGGCCTGTGCACTGGACCTTTCGCATGTGCAGCGCCTGGGGGTGAAGGTGGACGGCCTGCTCGGACTGAATTTCCTGCGCCCCTTCCGGGTCGGGATTGATTTTCAGCGTGAGGTGCTGAGTTTGAGCAGGTCGGAGAGTACGGAATAA
- a CDS encoding fatty acid desaturase encodes MNHTLRALQDIKLQTVRESISPACYQRSHAKALLWYGFDLALYLAAMTGVFLSDSPVLKLFFGLLAGCAVAFMFVWAHDAAHGSLFQNKRVAEVLGTIFMLPSLNMYRLWALGHNKVHHGFTSFSPVDWIWRPLTPAEYAAKGWWQRALYRLERTPYFCALHYILRVWWPGMVRFRPDEQHKDRHMFTLNKLITLAFALGFGAILYAFGGGIWGLIAGLFLPWLVFNYFIALFVFLHHTHPDIPFFDQRKEWSNTIGQLYCSTVVRCSRISELLIHNIMTHTPHHVDARIPFYHLKRAHADLKASYGEFIHEYRFRWSTVRGIFRQCKLYDFENQVWHDFRQARQLLAVAGSMQPETRNASCTSTLGEARISG; translated from the coding sequence ATGAATCACACCCTGCGCGCCCTGCAAGACATCAAACTCCAGACCGTACGCGAAAGCATCTCGCCTGCATGTTATCAACGATCACATGCCAAGGCTCTACTCTGGTACGGCTTTGATCTCGCCCTTTATCTCGCCGCCATGACTGGCGTGTTCCTCAGCGACTCGCCAGTCTTGAAGCTTTTCTTTGGCCTGCTGGCCGGCTGCGCGGTGGCCTTCATGTTCGTCTGGGCACACGATGCCGCCCATGGCAGCCTGTTTCAGAACAAGCGCGTGGCGGAAGTGCTCGGCACGATATTCATGCTGCCCTCGCTCAACATGTACCGGCTCTGGGCGCTCGGGCACAACAAGGTGCATCACGGCTTCACTTCGTTCAGCCCGGTGGACTGGATCTGGCGCCCCTTGACCCCGGCCGAGTACGCCGCAAAAGGCTGGTGGCAGCGCGCCCTATATCGCCTGGAGCGCACCCCCTATTTCTGCGCCCTGCACTACATCCTGCGCGTCTGGTGGCCGGGCATGGTGCGCTTTCGTCCGGATGAACAGCACAAGGATCGGCACATGTTCACGCTCAACAAGCTGATCACGCTGGCCTTTGCGCTCGGCTTCGGTGCTATCCTCTATGCATTTGGCGGCGGAATCTGGGGCCTGATCGCGGGGCTTTTTCTGCCCTGGCTGGTGTTCAACTATTTCATCGCGCTATTTGTGTTTCTGCACCACACCCACCCCGACATCCCCTTCTTTGATCAGCGCAAGGAGTGGAGCAATACCATCGGGCAGCTTTACTGCAGCACGGTGGTGCGCTGCTCGCGCATCAGCGAACTGCTGATTCACAACATCATGACTCACACGCCGCACCATGTGGACGCCCGCATCCCCTTCTATCACCTGAAGCGCGCCCATGCCGACCTGAAAGCGAGCTATGGCGAGTTCATTCATGAATACCGCTTTCGCTGGTCGACGGTGCGGGGGATCTTCAGGCAGTGCAAGCTGTATGACTTCGAAAATCAGGTCTGGCATGACTTCCGGCAGGCCAGACAACTATTGGCCGTTGCGGGGAGCATGCAGCCGGAAACCCGAAACGCATCATGCACATCCACTCTTGGTGAGGCGCGAATTTCCGGCTGA
- a CDS encoding NFACT RNA binding domain-containing protein has translation MPPKTRPGLARLNMDALQLRAASRCLQDALAGSKLSGLWALPAGLVLDFGGRFLRLQIQKAPLGLWLESDAMPADSHPFAGLARSQLQGMFLVGIEAPFADRILRLVFERRHLTGRAERRALVAEWLGSRGNLILCDEADQMRFAWRWDDLLAAEARVLPQQGYRPPARFSEDALWYLAPRHRQHVRPDDEQQVRMDAEAAQRCCAPWRRLEREDQQILYPILLPGWEHQGNADFTRAWSTLVEQEAGTGLETAQLDSLRQRLGNALKRERETLTRVQADLARLSDPDLYRRWGQALYTLPDAIPNTAQIEALDYHAEPPESMQIPVQAGRGLHEQAEHYFQMARRAERGAAQAQARLETLQARVQALDGLNDALTKGQAGPDTLTAELDALYPAVAGKAARNRSRQAETAAEPLRLQMQGYEVLVGRSAQQNDLLTFKLARPWDVWLHVQDLAGAHVVIRMPKQEKRPPDGVLAQAAALAVRYSPRAGQAAEVDWTQARFVTRKPGGGPGQVLYRQFKTWHVKLDRD, from the coding sequence ATGCCTCCGAAAACCCGACCTGGCCTGGCCCGACTGAACATGGACGCACTGCAATTGCGGGCTGCCAGCCGTTGCCTGCAGGATGCACTTGCCGGCAGCAAGCTCAGCGGCCTCTGGGCCCTACCGGCGGGTCTGGTGCTGGATTTCGGTGGGCGTTTCCTGCGGCTACAGATCCAGAAAGCCCCGCTCGGGCTCTGGCTGGAGAGCGATGCCATGCCCGCCGACAGCCACCCCTTCGCGGGGCTCGCGCGCAGCCAGTTGCAGGGCATGTTTCTGGTCGGCATCGAGGCGCCCTTTGCCGATCGCATCCTGCGCCTGGTCTTCGAGCGCCGGCATCTGACCGGGCGCGCGGAACGGCGGGCATTGGTGGCCGAATGGCTGGGCAGCCGCGGCAATCTGATCCTGTGTGATGAAGCGGATCAGATGCGCTTTGCCTGGCGCTGGGATGACCTCCTGGCGGCCGAGGCGCGCGTCCTGCCGCAGCAGGGCTACCGCCCGCCGGCGCGATTCAGTGAGGACGCGCTCTGGTATCTGGCGCCGCGTCATCGCCAGCATGTCCGGCCTGATGATGAGCAGCAAGTGCGGATGGATGCGGAAGCCGCCCAGCGATGCTGCGCGCCCTGGCGCCGGCTGGAACGCGAGGACCAGCAGATCCTATATCCCATCCTGTTACCCGGCTGGGAACACCAGGGCAACGCAGACTTTACCCGCGCCTGGAGCACCCTGGTCGAACAGGAAGCCGGTACGGGTCTTGAGACCGCCCAGCTCGATAGCCTGCGCCAGCGTCTTGGCAACGCCCTCAAGCGCGAGCGGGAAACCCTGACCCGGGTGCAGGCGGATCTGGCGCGGCTCAGCGATCCGGACCTGTACCGGCGCTGGGGCCAGGCGCTCTACACCCTGCCCGACGCCATTCCCAATACCGCACAAATCGAGGCGCTCGATTATCATGCCGAACCGCCGGAGTCGATGCAGATTCCGGTGCAGGCCGGGCGCGGGCTGCATGAGCAGGCGGAACACTACTTTCAGATGGCGCGTCGCGCCGAGCGCGGGGCGGCACAGGCCCAGGCACGGCTGGAGACCCTTCAGGCGCGGGTGCAGGCACTGGATGGCTTGAATGATGCGCTGACGAAAGGCCAAGCAGGCCCGGATACCCTGACCGCCGAACTTGATGCCCTCTACCCGGCGGTCGCTGGCAAGGCCGCCCGGAACAGGTCCCGGCAGGCCGAAACCGCTGCCGAGCCCCTGCGCCTGCAAATGCAGGGCTATGAGGTCCTGGTCGGGCGCAGTGCGCAACAGAACGATCTGCTCACCTTCAAGCTGGCCCGCCCCTGGGATGTCTGGCTGCACGTGCAGGATCTGGCGGGCGCGCATGTCGTCATCCGCATGCCCAAGCAGGAGAAACGCCCGCCCGATGGCGTGCTGGCCCAGGCCGCCGCGCTGGCGGTGCGCTACAGCCCCCGGGCCGGCCAAGCCGCCGAGGTGGACTGGACCCAGGCGCGCTTTGTCACGCGCAAGCCAGGCGGCGGACCCGGCCAGGTGCTCTATCGCCAGTTCAAGACCTGGCACGTCAAGCTCGACCGCGACTGA
- the glyA gene encoding serine hydroxymethyltransferase, which produces MFSRDMQIADFDSALWAAMEGERNRQEDHIELIASENFTSPRVMAAQGSVLTNKYAEGYPGKRYYGGCEYVDVVEQLAIDRAKELFGAEHANVQPHSGSQANQAVYLSVLKPGDKIMGMNLAHGGHLTHGAPVNLSGKLFEVVAYGVSAEDERIDYDAMAEVAEREKPKMIVAGASAYSRIIDFERIGEIARSIGAYLMVDMAHIAGLVAAGLHPSPVPHADFVTSTTHKTLRGPRGGIILCREQYAKAVNSLIFPGIQGGPLMHVIAGKAVAFAEALTPEFKDYQGQVIDNAQTLAEGMAKRGYRIVSGGTDNHLFLVNLGERLTGKDAEAALGRAHITVNKNGVPFDTRSPFVTSGIRIGTPAVTTRGFGNAEMHRLANWIADVLDAPEDSGAAERVAGEVVETCHRFPVYG; this is translated from the coding sequence ATGTTTTCCAGGGATATGCAGATAGCGGATTTTGATTCGGCCCTCTGGGCGGCAATGGAAGGCGAACGCAATCGCCAGGAAGATCACATCGAGCTGATCGCCTCCGAGAATTTCACCAGCCCCCGGGTGATGGCAGCGCAGGGTTCGGTGCTGACCAACAAATACGCCGAAGGCTATCCTGGCAAGCGCTACTATGGTGGTTGCGAATACGTGGACGTGGTTGAGCAGCTCGCCATTGATCGCGCCAAGGAGCTCTTTGGCGCCGAGCACGCCAATGTGCAGCCGCATTCCGGCTCGCAGGCCAATCAGGCGGTTTATCTGTCCGTGCTGAAGCCCGGCGACAAGATCATGGGCATGAATCTCGCCCACGGCGGCCACCTGACCCACGGTGCGCCGGTGAATCTCTCCGGCAAGCTCTTCGAGGTCGTGGCCTATGGCGTATCCGCCGAGGACGAGCGCATCGACTACGACGCCATGGCCGAAGTGGCCGAGCGCGAAAAGCCGAAGATGATCGTGGCCGGCGCCAGCGCCTATTCGCGCATCATCGACTTTGAACGCATCGGCGAGATCGCCCGCTCGATCGGCGCCTATCTCATGGTGGACATGGCGCACATCGCGGGGCTCGTGGCCGCTGGCCTGCACCCCAGCCCGGTGCCGCACGCCGATTTCGTCACCAGCACCACCCACAAGACCCTGCGCGGGCCGCGCGGTGGCATCATCCTGTGCCGCGAGCAGTACGCCAAGGCGGTCAACAGCCTGATCTTCCCCGGCATCCAGGGCGGGCCACTGATGCACGTGATCGCCGGCAAGGCCGTGGCCTTCGCCGAGGCCCTGACCCCAGAATTCAAGGACTATCAAGGGCAGGTCATCGACAACGCCCAGACACTCGCCGAAGGCATGGCCAAACGCGGTTATCGCATCGTCTCGGGCGGCACCGACAACCATCTCTTCCTCGTGAATCTCGGCGAGCGCCTGACCGGCAAGGATGCCGAGGCGGCGCTGGGTCGCGCGCACATCACCGTCAACAAGAACGGCGTGCCATTCGATACCCGCTCGCCCTTCGTGACCAGCGGCATCCGCATCGGCACCCCGGCGGTGACCACGCGTGGCTTTGGTAACGCCGAGATGCACCGGCTGGCCAACTGGATCGCCGACGTGCTGGACGCGCCCGAGGACAGTGGCGCGGCCGAGCGCGTGGCCGGCGAGGTGGTCGAGACCTGCCACCGCTTCCCGGTCTACGGCTGA
- the nrdR gene encoding transcriptional regulator NrdR: MRCPFCNHEDTRVVDSRLADEGSSVRRRRECPACGGRFTTFERVELALPSVVKQDGRREPFDEAKLLRGLQRALSKRPVDTAQVHAAARAIQKRLRETGEREVPARLIGEYVMEALREIDPVAYVRFASVYRRFADVEAFKDEIDRLRQRIDTPGTDQLSLLPTDKSRS, from the coding sequence GTGCGCTGCCCCTTCTGCAATCACGAAGACACGCGGGTGGTGGATTCGCGGCTGGCGGATGAGGGCAGCAGCGTGCGTCGCCGGCGCGAGTGCCCGGCCTGTGGCGGCCGCTTCACCACCTTCGAGCGGGTGGAGCTGGCCCTGCCCTCGGTGGTCAAGCAGGACGGCCGGCGCGAGCCCTTCGATGAGGCAAAATTGCTGCGCGGCTTGCAGCGGGCGCTCAGCAAACGGCCGGTGGATACCGCCCAGGTACACGCCGCCGCGCGGGCCATTCAAAAGCGTCTGCGCGAGACTGGCGAGCGCGAAGTGCCGGCGCGCCTGATCGGCGAATATGTGATGGAGGCGCTGCGCGAGATCGATCCGGTCGCCTATGTGCGCTTTGCCAGCGTCTATCGCCGCTTCGCCGATGTCGAGGCCTTCAAGGACGAGATCGATCGCTTGCGCCAGCGCATCGATACGCCTGGTACGGATCAGCTCAGTCTGTTGCCAACGGACAAGTCCAGGTCGTGA
- the ribD gene encoding bifunctional diaminohydroxyphosphoribosylaminopyrimidine deaminase/5-amino-6-(5-phosphoribosylamino)uracil reductase RibD, with translation MSADREYMTRALALAEKGLYSTDPNPRVGAVIVKDGQIIGEGYHVQAGTPHAEVHALQQAGAAARGATCYVTLEPCSHFGRTPPCADALVKAGVARVVVAMEDPNPLVSGQGIARLRQAGIQVEVGLLAEKAAALNPGFISRMRRGRPWVRLKLAASVDGRTALANGASQWITGPEARADVHHLRARSSAIVTGIGTVLADDPQLNPRLDEPLPRQPWRVILDRELRTPVQARLFQTPGPVMICHAAGASRLHKAVLQELGADLEQLPESQGALDLTAFWHLLNSHEMNEVLVEAGPTLAGALIMGGWVDELVLYLAPKLLGPDALPLARLPVFEELSQVPQFRLQDCRMLGNDARLIMTTGHQVQPDGI, from the coding sequence GTGAGCGCGGATCGCGAGTACATGACCCGCGCCCTGGCCCTGGCAGAAAAAGGGCTCTATAGCACCGATCCTAACCCGCGGGTGGGTGCGGTGATCGTCAAGGACGGCCAGATCATCGGCGAGGGTTATCACGTACAGGCCGGCACCCCGCATGCCGAGGTCCATGCCCTGCAGCAGGCCGGTGCGGCGGCGCGGGGCGCGACCTGCTACGTGACCCTGGAGCCCTGCAGCCACTTTGGACGCACGCCCCCTTGTGCCGATGCCCTGGTGAAGGCCGGCGTTGCGCGCGTCGTGGTGGCCATGGAGGATCCCAACCCGCTGGTCTCGGGCCAGGGCATCGCCCGGCTGCGGCAAGCCGGCATCCAGGTGGAAGTCGGCCTGCTGGCCGAAAAAGCGGCGGCGCTGAATCCCGGCTTCATCAGCCGCATGCGTCGCGGTCGGCCCTGGGTGCGCCTCAAGCTGGCCGCCAGCGTGGATGGCCGCACCGCGCTGGCCAACGGCGCCAGCCAGTGGATCACCGGGCCCGAGGCGCGCGCCGACGTGCACCATCTGCGGGCCCGGTCCAGCGCCATCGTTACCGGCATCGGCACCGTGCTCGCCGATGATCCGCAGCTCAACCCCCGGCTGGATGAGCCGCTACCGCGCCAGCCCTGGCGGGTGATCCTGGACCGGGAGCTGCGCACGCCGGTGCAGGCGCGCTTGTTTCAGACGCCGGGTCCGGTGATGATATGTCATGCGGCGGGCGCATCCCGTCTGCACAAGGCGGTGTTGCAGGAGCTCGGCGCCGATTTGGAGCAGTTGCCCGAGTCGCAGGGCGCGCTGGACCTGACCGCCTTCTGGCATCTGCTCAACAGCCATGAGATGAACGAGGTGCTGGTGGAAGCGGGGCCGACGCTCGCTGGCGCGCTGATCATGGGTGGCTGGGTGGATGAACTGGTGCTCTATCTGGCGCCCAAGCTGCTGGGCCCGGACGCCTTGCCCCTGGCTCGGTTGCCGGTTTTCGAGGAGCTGAGTCAGGTGCCCCAATTCCGGTTGCAGGATTGCCGGATGCTGGGCAATGACGCGCGCCTGATCATGACGACCGGGCACCAGGTCCAGCCGGACGGAATCTAG
- a CDS encoding riboflavin synthase has translation MFTGIIQAVGRIAARQPQGGDMRFQIDAGMLDMADVALGDSIAVSGVCLTVTEQGPRHFWVDVSKETLRKTIMGDLQTNQPVNLEKAMRPSDRLGGHLVAGHVDGVGEVVERHSEGRSEFFRLRAPRELARYIAGKGSITVDGISLTVNAVSGDSFDLNLIPHTLAETTADAWRPGTRVNLEVDLLARYLERLMQREDTTITPEFLKDNGFA, from the coding sequence ATGTTTACCGGCATCATTCAGGCCGTGGGTCGAATCGCTGCCAGACAGCCCCAGGGTGGAGACATGCGTTTCCAGATCGATGCTGGCATGCTGGACATGGCAGATGTCGCCCTCGGCGACAGCATTGCCGTGTCCGGAGTCTGTCTGACGGTCACCGAGCAGGGCCCCCGGCATTTCTGGGTGGACGTCTCCAAGGAGACCCTGCGCAAGACCATCATGGGAGACCTGCAGACTAATCAACCCGTCAATCTCGAAAAGGCCATGCGCCCGAGCGATCGCCTCGGTGGCCACCTGGTGGCGGGGCATGTGGATGGCGTGGGGGAGGTGGTCGAACGCCACTCCGAAGGCCGCTCGGAGTTCTTCCGCCTGCGTGCCCCACGCGAGCTGGCGCGTTACATTGCCGGCAAGGGCAGCATCACCGTGGATGGCATCAGCCTCACGGTCAATGCCGTGTCCGGCGACAGTTTTGATCTCAATCTCATCCCGCACACCCTGGCCGAGACCACGGCCGATGCCTGGCGGCCGGGAACCCGGGTCAACCTGGAAGTGGATCTGCTGGCGCGCTATCTGGAGCGTCTGATGCAACGCGAAGATACAACCATCACCCCCGAATTCCTGAAAGATAACGGCTTCGCCTGA
- the ribB gene encoding 3,4-dihydroxy-2-butanone-4-phosphate synthase: protein MPHISPPEEILADIASGRMVVLMDDEDRENEGDLVMAAEFVTPEHINFMAKHGRGLICLTLTPERCKQLRLPLMVSSNQTAFATNFTVSIEAAQGVTTGISAADRATTVLAAIADQAGPDDIVMPGHIFPLMARPGGVLARAGHTEAACDLAQLAGCKPFGVICEILNEDGSMARLPDLLPYAEQHQLRIGTIADLIAYRRRREPLVERVASTPWPTAHGTFTLHAYFSEVEQETHLALSWGDVQQAGNEPVLVRVQAQSTLCDVFGGGAACEAGIEAALKAITQAPRGVLVYIRNPESAQGLVNKVRDFELQRRGLLPEGGEGDSLRSYGIGAQILADLGVRKAVLLSNHPKKLHGLKGFGLEIVDQEPFGGEP from the coding sequence ATGCCCCATATCAGCCCCCCCGAAGAGATCCTTGCCGACATTGCCTCCGGGCGCATGGTCGTGCTCATGGATGACGAAGATCGCGAGAATGAAGGCGACCTCGTCATGGCCGCCGAGTTCGTCACGCCCGAGCACATCAACTTCATGGCCAAGCACGGGCGCGGTCTGATCTGCCTGACGCTCACGCCGGAGCGCTGCAAGCAATTGCGCCTGCCGCTGATGGTGTCGAGCAATCAGACGGCCTTTGCCACCAATTTCACCGTCTCGATCGAAGCGGCCCAGGGCGTGACCACCGGCATCTCCGCCGCCGACCGCGCCACCACCGTGCTGGCGGCCATTGCCGATCAGGCCGGCCCGGATGATATCGTCATGCCGGGCCACATCTTCCCGCTGATGGCGCGCCCGGGTGGCGTGCTGGCCCGCGCCGGGCACACCGAGGCCGCCTGCGACCTAGCGCAACTGGCCGGTTGCAAACCCTTCGGCGTGATCTGCGAGATCCTCAACGAGGACGGCAGCATGGCGCGTCTGCCGGATCTGCTGCCCTACGCCGAGCAGCATCAGCTCAGGATCGGCACCATTGCTGATCTCATTGCCTATCGCCGCCGGCGCGAGCCCCTGGTGGAGCGCGTCGCCAGTACGCCCTGGCCGACCGCCCATGGCACCTTCACCCTGCATGCCTATTTCAGCGAGGTGGAGCAGGAAACCCACCTGGCCCTGAGCTGGGGCGATGTCCAGCAGGCCGGAAACGAGCCGGTGCTGGTGCGGGTGCAGGCCCAGTCCACCCTCTGTGATGTCTTTGGTGGCGGGGCGGCCTGTGAGGCTGGCATCGAGGCGGCCCTGAAAGCCATCACCCAGGCCCCGCGCGGGGTGCTGGTCTATATCCGCAATCCGGAATCGGCCCAGGGGCTGGTGAACAAGGTGCGTGATTTCGAGTTGCAGCGGCGTGGCTTGCTGCCCGAAGGCGGGGAGGGGGATTCGCTGCGCAGCTATGGCATCGGCGCCCAGATCCTGGCTGATCTTGGCGTGCGCAAGGCGGTGCTGCTCAGCAACCATCCAAAAAAACTGCATGGTCTCAAAGGCTTTGGCCTGGAGATCGTGGATCAAGAGCCCTTCGGGGGCGAACCATGA
- the ribE gene encoding 6,7-dimethyl-8-ribityllumazine synthase: protein MRDVKVSEIKVIEGDLQVRGGRFALVVGRFNSFITDHLQAGAIDTLLRHGAKATDLEVIKVPGSYEIPLVARRLAVSGRYDAVICLGAVIRGGTPHFDYVAGEAAKGVGQASMESGIPVVFGVLTTDNIEQAIERAGTKAGNKGVDAAMTAIEMVNLLKQL, encoded by the coding sequence ATGAGGGATGTGAAAGTGTCCGAAATCAAGGTAATTGAAGGGGATCTGCAGGTCAGGGGCGGGCGTTTTGCCCTGGTGGTGGGGCGCTTCAACAGCTTCATCACCGACCACCTGCAGGCTGGGGCCATCGACACCCTGCTACGCCACGGCGCGAAAGCGACGGACCTGGAAGTGATCAAGGTGCCGGGCAGCTACGAGATCCCCCTGGTGGCCCGGCGTCTGGCGGTCAGCGGGCGGTATGATGCCGTGATCTGCCTCGGTGCGGTGATCCGTGGTGGCACGCCGCACTTCGATTACGTGGCTGGCGAGGCCGCCAAGGGCGTGGGGCAGGCCAGCATGGAGTCGGGCATTCCGGTCGTGTTCGGTGTACTGACCACCGACAATATCGAGCAGGCAATCGAACGTGCCGGCACCAAGGCCGGCAACAAGGGTGTGGATGCCGCGATGACAGCCATCGAAATGGTCAACCTGTTGAAGCAGCTATGA
- the nusB gene encoding transcription antitermination factor NusB produces MSGNRVKARQAVMQALYQWQMNPTDPRAIETQFLEDEHAQEADPQYFQQILRGVFENLEAIDEAIQAQVRDRKWSDLSEVERAILRMAAYELMARPDVPYRVVINEALELAKGFGSDQGHRFVNGVLDKLAQQWRSSETSRRGR; encoded by the coding sequence ATGAGCGGAAATCGAGTCAAGGCGCGCCAGGCGGTGATGCAGGCCCTGTATCAATGGCAGATGAATCCGACCGATCCGCGCGCCATCGAAACCCAGTTCCTGGAAGACGAGCACGCCCAGGAAGCGGATCCGCAGTATTTCCAGCAGATCCTGCGCGGGGTGTTCGAGAACCTGGAGGCCATCGACGAGGCCATCCAGGCCCAGGTGCGCGACCGAAAGTGGAGCGATCTCAGCGAGGTCGAACGCGCCATCCTGCGCATGGCCGCCTATGAATTGATGGCGCGCCCGGATGTGCCCTACCGGGTAGTGATCAATGAAGCGCTGGAACTGGCCAAGGGCTTTGGTTCGGACCAGGGCCACCGTTTCGTCAACGGCGTGCTCGACAAGCTGGCGCAGCAGTGGCGCAGCAGCGAGACCAGCCGCAGAGGGCGCTAG
- the hflD gene encoding high frequency lysogenization protein HflD: MSDSTTDRTLALAGLFQAAAQVQHLAREGTSDPDMLETAVASIFNTKPSSTEAVFGGRDRLKAGLHLIGEITNRRSAPPLREITQYVVTLLALERQLAKRPAMLDQIGEGIERARNQAEHFSPSHAYVLSNLSAVYSETISTMMPKILVHGSQAYLTNPEIATRIRVFLLAGIRAAVLWRQRGGSHWRLLFGRSAIARTAQDMLRQMQT; this comes from the coding sequence ATGAGTGATTCGACTACTGACCGTACCCTGGCCCTGGCCGGGCTTTTCCAGGCGGCCGCCCAGGTGCAGCATCTTGCGCGCGAAGGCACGTCCGATCCGGACATGCTGGAGACTGCCGTGGCCAGCATCTTCAATACCAAGCCGAGCAGCACCGAAGCGGTATTTGGCGGGCGGGATCGGCTCAAGGCCGGTCTGCACCTGATCGGTGAAATCACCAACCGGCGCAGTGCCCCGCCCCTGCGCGAAATCACGCAATATGTGGTGACGCTGCTCGCCCTGGAGCGCCAGCTTGCCAAGCGTCCGGCCATGCTGGACCAGATCGGGGAAGGCATCGAGCGAGCGCGCAACCAGGCCGAGCATTTCTCGCCATCGCATGCCTACGTCCTGAGCAATCTCTCCGCGGTTTACAGCGAGACCATCAGTACCATGATGCCCAAGATCCTGGTGCACGGTTCCCAGGCCTACCTGACCAACCCCGAGATCGCCACCCGCATCCGGGTTTTCCTGCTCGCCGGCATTCGGGCAGCCGTGCTCTGGCGTCAGCGCGGCGGGTCACACTGGCGGCTGCTCTTTGGCCGCTCGGCCATCGCTCGCACGGCGCAGGACATGCTCAGGCAAATGCAGACCTGA
- a CDS encoding VOC family protein, whose protein sequence is MFRIQGLLHSSFLVSDLVTARDFYESVLGLSPSPARPTMDFEGVWYALGEQQVHLMALPNPDSAAGRPEHGGRDRHAAFAVTDLADLQARLQARNIPFTLSRSGRQALFCRDPDGNALEFVQMREHPQEKASLHE, encoded by the coding sequence ATGTTCCGCATTCAAGGGCTCCTGCACAGCTCGTTTCTGGTCTCCGATCTCGTGACAGCGCGGGACTTCTATGAGTCGGTGCTTGGATTGAGTCCCAGTCCGGCGCGACCGACAATGGATTTCGAAGGTGTCTGGTATGCGCTGGGCGAACAGCAGGTCCATTTGATGGCCCTGCCCAACCCGGACAGTGCAGCAGGACGCCCCGAACATGGGGGACGGGATCGGCACGCGGCCTTCGCCGTGACCGATCTGGCCGATCTCCAGGCCCGGCTGCAAGCGCGTAACATACCCTTTACCCTGAGCCGTTCCGGACGCCAGGCCCTGTTCTGCCGCGACCCGGATGGCAATGCACTGGAATTCGTGCAGATGCGCGAGCATCCCCAAGAAAAAGCGAGCCTGCATGAGTGA